From one Drosophila subpulchrella strain 33 F10 #4 breed RU33 chromosome 3L, RU_Dsub_v1.1 Primary Assembly, whole genome shotgun sequence genomic stretch:
- the LOC119553471 gene encoding uncharacterized protein LOC119553471, translating into MSVLVNNSDSDTEDNDSFHSFNQSDPSWEDLSLSLSESDCDSAADFESGSEHETSMENVERTIEEPGQLAQADGPTFSGVILKPKSPDLEVHSSDSSACDGISTGKATQVTGRFKTPKKFNISPISQEKPAPVFCCPREVPQLASKQVPSKELFSLDQPASVLKEHLTSNRQTEILQKYAFTEIWVGSQQKPSQPKSSRLREFSVALEAYFDKDSSKKKSDIDSGAVKKELEPSKILKASPKSVKSVEEEYVSPFPSVSVQPAPKVSPLMKGVKAPITVPAGFDLTRLVEMKNPNHWHRRPNMRTGDSIY; encoded by the exons ATGAGCGTTCTAGTGAATAATAGTGACTCGGACACGGAGGACAATGACTCCTTCCACTCCTTTAACCAGAGCGATCCGTCCTGGGAGGACCTGAGCCTCTCTCTCTCCGAGAGCGACTGCGACAGCGCCGCGGACTTTGAGTCGGGATCGGAGCATGAGACTTCGATGGAGAATGTGGAGAGAACG ATCGAGGAACCCGGGCAGTTGGCCCAGGCCGATGGGCCCACCTTTTCGGGGGTAATTTTAAAGCCAAAGTCGCCCGACTTGGAGGTCCATTCCAGCGACTCATCCGCCTGCGATGGCATCTCCACCGGCAAGGCCACCCAGGTGACGGGTCGCTTCAAGACCCCCAAAAAGTTCAACATCTCGCCCATCAGTCAGGAGAAGCCGGCTCCCGTGTTCTGTTGCCCCCGGGAGGTGCCACAACTCGCCTCGAAGCAGGTGCCCAGCAAGGAACTCTTCAGTCTGGACCAACCGGCATCGGTGCTGAAGGAGCACCTGACCAGCAACCGCCAAACGGAGATCTTGCAGAAGTACGCCTTCACCGAGATTTGGGTGGGTTCGCAGCAGAAACCCAGCCAGCCCAAGAGTTCTCGCCTGCGGGAATTTTCCGTGGCCCTGGAGGCCTATTTTGACAAGGATTCTTCCAAAAAGAAAAGTGACATCGATTCGGGGGCTGTCAAGAAGGAGTTGGAGCCATCAAAA ATCCTTAAGGCTTCTCCGAAGAGTGTCAAGTCCGTGGAGGAGGAGTATGTATCTCCCTTCCCGAGTGTGTCTGTGCAACCAGCTCCAAAGGTATCGCCCCTGATGAAGGGAGTCAAGGCGCCTATTACAGTGCCGGCTGGCTTTGATTTGACCCGATTGGTTGAGATGAAGAATCCCAACCACTGGCACCGCCGACCCAACATGCGCACCGGCGATAGCATCTACTAG